The bacterium DNA segment TTTTTAAGATCCAAATCGGATTCAGAAAGAGAGGAGATGAAAAAACAGATAGCAGCGAAAACAATTTCCATAGGAACCTATCTTGGAAGAGATGTTTCCTTTGAAGAAGCAGGCGAGGCGGTAAAGCGCGGAATATCAGAGGAGATGTCAGTGGAATTTACAGACAGCGGCCTTTCAGGGGAAGAGTTTAAAAAAGCTTTTAACCTGCAGAATACATTTGCAGTTAAATAATTTTAGACATTTAAAGCCCTGCAATGAAAGATAGATTGTGTTTTAATTAACTACCTGGTAAAGGTAGGTGTTTGTTTTGGAGGTTTTGTTATAAAAAAGAAAATTGCAATTTGGGGGTCAACGGGTTCAATAGGTACTCAGACACTTGATATAGTCAGCCTTCACAGAGATAAATTTTCTGTGGAAGTTTTGACAAGCCATGTTAATATTGAAAAATTATTTGACCAGGCAGGGAAAGTATCTCCTGAATTTGCCGTTATTACAGGATTAAACAAACAGTCAGATTGGGAAAAGAAATTCCATGATTTGGGAGTAAAGCTTCTTTTCGGGGAGGCCGGGCTGCTGGAAACTGCATACTCATCCGTCGAAGAAGTTGTTGTTAACGCCCTTGTAGGAAGTGCAGGCCTTAAAGCAACCTTAAAAGCAGTTGAAGCAGGCAAAGATATTGCCCTTGCAAACAAGGAAGTGCTTGTAATGGCAGGCAGTTTCGTATCTGAAAAAGTGAGAGAAAAAAATGTAAAGCTTCTTCCGATTGACAGCGAACACAGCGCAATTTTTCAATGCCTTGCAGGCGAGGAAAAATCAAAAGTAAAGCGGCTGATTCTTACAGCATCAGGAGGGCCGTTTTTTAATAAAGATAAAAAAGAGCTTGAACATGCCACTGTAAAAGACGCACTGGCTCATCCCAACTGGTCAATGGGCAGGAAAGTAACTATTGATTCTGCTACAATGATGAACAAGGGTCTTGAAGTAATAGAGGCAAGATACCTCTTTGATATACATCAGGATAAAATAGACATTGTAGTTCACCCCCAATCCATAATTCACTCAATGGTTGAATTTCGCGACGGCTCAATAAAGGCTCAGCTTGGTAATCCTGATATGCATGTGCCTATAATGTATGCACTATCTTATCCTGACCGCTGGCAGGGCCCTTACGGAAGCATGGATTTTTCTATTACAGATAAATTAACATTTGCAGCGCCGGATTTTGATAAATTCCCCTGCCTTAATCTTGCATTCCATGCATTGGGAATGGGAGGTACAGGCACAGCAGCATTAAACGGAGCGGACGAAGCAGCAGTAGATCTGTTTCTAAGGGGAATTATCTCATTTAGTGAAATTCCAGCAGCAATTGAGCATGCTCTTTCAAATCTGCAGAGTATTGATAATCCTGAAATTGAAGATATCTTAAAAGCAGATGAATGGGCAAGAGATTTTGTTTACAAAAATTGGTCAAAGGACAAGGAATAGATATGATAACAACAATTCTATCAACAGTTATTGTGTTAGGCATACTGGTTTTTCTGCATGAAACAGGCCATTTCGCCGCTGCAAAGCTTTGCGGCATGCGTGTTGAAAGATTTTCCATGGGATATCCGCCGAGGCTTTTCGGCAGGAAAATAGGAGATACCGACTACTGTGTATCTGCAATTCCATTCGGAGGATACGTAAAAATATCAGGCATGGTTGATGAAAGCCTTGACAAAGAACAGCTTTTAAAGGAACCGGAACCGTGGGAGTACAGGGCCAGGCCCTGGATTCAAAAATTTACAGTTATTTTGGCCGGGCCTGTGATGAATATTCTGTTTGCTCTTATTGTTTTTATAGGTACGGCTTTTGTGTATGGAGTTGCAGAACAGAAACCGGGTTCGGGAATAGGCCAGGTCATGGAAAAGATGCCTGCTGCAGGCGCAGGTATGATTGCCGGAGATAAAATAGTTGAAATAAACAGCGCACCTGTTAAAACATGGAAAGATCTTACTGATATTATCCATAAATCGGCCGGGAAATCCGTTACAATAAAGTGGATGCGGAACGATACTGTAAAACAGGCGGTAATTACTCCTGAGAAACAGAAGATTCAGAATCCTGACGGTTCTCTTGAGGAGGTCGGGCTTATAGGAATAACTCCTGAAGTAGAAATCAGAAAGGTCTCCTTTGTAAAATCTGTTAAATCAGGTACTGCAACTCTTATCAGGCTGACAAAAATGATAGGCGTGTCATTAATCAAACTTATAACAGGCCATGAGTCTATAAAGTCTCTCGGCGGCCCGATAGTAATTGCAAAGCTGGCAGGTGACAGTGCAAGGTCAGGTATGGGGACGTTGATGGCATTTATGGCATTTTTAAGCCTTAATCTCGGGCTTCTGAACCTGCTGCCTATTCCGGTACTTGACGGAGGGCATCTCTTTTTTCTGTCGATTGAAGGAGTTATAAGGAGAGAGATTCCAATAAAGGTGAAATTAATATTGCAGCAGATTGGTATGGCGCTGCTTCTTGGATTGATGATTTTTGTTATTTATAATGATATATTAAGGGTTTTTAAATAGATTGGAAAC contains these protein-coding regions:
- a CDS encoding 1-deoxy-D-xylulose-5-phosphate reductoisomerase yields the protein MKKKIAIWGSTGSIGTQTLDIVSLHRDKFSVEVLTSHVNIEKLFDQAGKVSPEFAVITGLNKQSDWEKKFHDLGVKLLFGEAGLLETAYSSVEEVVVNALVGSAGLKATLKAVEAGKDIALANKEVLVMAGSFVSEKVREKNVKLLPIDSEHSAIFQCLAGEEKSKVKRLILTASGGPFFNKDKKELEHATVKDALAHPNWSMGRKVTIDSATMMNKGLEVIEARYLFDIHQDKIDIVVHPQSIIHSMVEFRDGSIKAQLGNPDMHVPIMYALSYPDRWQGPYGSMDFSITDKLTFAAPDFDKFPCLNLAFHALGMGGTGTAALNGADEAAVDLFLRGIISFSEIPAAIEHALSNLQSIDNPEIEDILKADEWARDFVYKNWSKDKE
- the rseP gene encoding RIP metalloprotease RseP translates to MITTILSTVIVLGILVFLHETGHFAAAKLCGMRVERFSMGYPPRLFGRKIGDTDYCVSAIPFGGYVKISGMVDESLDKEQLLKEPEPWEYRARPWIQKFTVILAGPVMNILFALIVFIGTAFVYGVAEQKPGSGIGQVMEKMPAAGAGMIAGDKIVEINSAPVKTWKDLTDIIHKSAGKSVTIKWMRNDTVKQAVITPEKQKIQNPDGSLEEVGLIGITPEVEIRKVSFVKSVKSGTATLIRLTKMIGVSLIKLITGHESIKSLGGPIVIAKLAGDSARSGMGTLMAFMAFLSLNLGLLNLLPIPVLDGGHLFFLSIEGVIRREIPIKVKLILQQIGMALLLGLMIFVIYNDILRVFK